From the Flavimarina sp. Hel_I_48 genome, one window contains:
- the ybeY gene encoding rRNA maturation RNase YbeY, whose amino-acid sequence METMIEFNSQNEFELKGESAYESWLNTVAEEENRIIQELGYVFCSDAFLLDLNQQYLDHDTFTDIITFDYCEEQFIRGEIYISTDRVRENAVKYEVSYTTELKRVMVHGLLHLCGHGDKGGAEKALMRDMETFYIDKFTS is encoded by the coding sequence ATGGAAACGATGATTGAATTTAATAGTCAGAATGAGTTCGAACTCAAGGGAGAAAGTGCCTATGAAAGTTGGTTAAATACCGTAGCCGAAGAAGAGAATAGAATCATTCAGGAATTGGGTTATGTTTTTTGCAGTGATGCATTTCTTTTAGACCTCAATCAGCAATATCTGGATCATGATACGTTTACTGATATCATAACATTTGATTATTGTGAGGAACAGTTCATTAGGGGTGAGATTTACATTAGTACAGATCGTGTTCGGGAAAATGCTGTAAAGTATGAAGTTTCTTATACGACAGAGCTTAAACGGGTTATGGTTCATGGTTTATTGCACTTGTGTGGGCATGGAGATAAGGGGGGTGCGGAGAAAGCCTTAATGCGCGATATGGAAACGTTTTACATTGATAAGTTCACTTCGTAA
- the mnmG gene encoding tRNA uridine-5-carboxymethylaminomethyl(34) synthesis enzyme MnmG, translating into MSLFQDIYDVIIVGGGHAGCEAAAAAANRGSKTLLVTMNLQTIAQMSCNPAMGGIAKGQIVREIDAMGGYSGIVSDKTAIQFKMLNMSKGPAMWSPRVQSDRMRFAEEWRHMLERTPNLDFYQEMVSSLIVEGDNVQGVVTSLGIEIRSKSVVLTNGTFLNGLIHIGEKNFGGGRSGERASRGITEQLVELGFESGRMKTGTPPRVDGRSLDFTKMVEQPGDEHPQKFSFSAATKPLETQRSCHMAYTSNEVHEILKTGFDRSPMFNGNIQSSGPRYCPSIEDKINRFADKDRHQLFVEPEGWNTVEYYINGFSTSLPEDVQFKALSSVKGFEKVKFFRPGYAIEYDYFPPTQLKHTLETKLISGLYFAGQINGTTGYEEAACQGMMAGINASLKVEEQEPFILTRSEAYIGVLIDDLITKGTEEPYRMFTSRAEYRTLMRQDNADARLTPLSYAIGLASKEKLNAVEQKKEEAKDLIEFFENTSVAPEEINPILEDYNSSPMSQSDKMVKVFRRPQIALKDMLLLQDVKKYVSDNNLSHEVLEQAEIQIKYAGYIEKEKANADKLQRLENIRIPDNFDYKLLKSLSYEAREKLTKIRPTSISQASRISGVSPSDISVMLVYMGR; encoded by the coding sequence ATGAGTTTATTTCAAGATATATACGATGTTATTATAGTGGGAGGTGGACACGCTGGTTGTGAAGCTGCTGCTGCTGCCGCTAACAGAGGAAGCAAAACACTTCTTGTCACCATGAATTTACAGACCATCGCACAGATGTCCTGTAATCCCGCTATGGGCGGTATTGCAAAAGGCCAGATTGTGCGAGAAATAGATGCGATGGGTGGATATAGTGGTATTGTTTCAGATAAGACTGCCATTCAGTTTAAGATGCTCAATATGTCTAAAGGACCCGCAATGTGGAGCCCGCGGGTACAGAGTGATCGTATGCGCTTCGCGGAGGAGTGGAGGCACATGCTTGAGCGAACGCCAAATCTTGACTTTTATCAGGAAATGGTGAGTTCACTAATCGTGGAAGGAGACAATGTTCAGGGTGTGGTTACTTCCCTGGGTATAGAAATTAGATCAAAAAGTGTGGTGCTGACTAATGGTACTTTTCTTAATGGTTTAATACATATTGGAGAGAAAAATTTTGGTGGTGGACGTTCTGGAGAGCGAGCTTCAAGAGGTATAACAGAACAGCTAGTGGAACTTGGTTTCGAATCTGGCAGAATGAAAACAGGTACACCTCCGCGCGTAGATGGAAGGTCATTAGACTTTACTAAAATGGTCGAGCAACCTGGCGATGAACATCCTCAGAAATTTAGTTTTAGTGCTGCAACAAAGCCTTTGGAAACTCAGCGTTCTTGCCATATGGCATATACTAGCAATGAGGTCCACGAAATTTTAAAGACAGGCTTTGATCGATCGCCCATGTTTAATGGGAATATACAGAGTAGTGGTCCCAGATATTGCCCATCAATCGAGGATAAAATAAACAGGTTTGCAGATAAGGACAGACACCAGTTATTTGTTGAACCTGAAGGATGGAATACCGTCGAATATTATATTAATGGCTTTTCGACCAGTCTACCAGAAGATGTACAGTTTAAAGCTTTGAGTAGTGTAAAAGGATTTGAAAAAGTTAAGTTTTTTAGACCTGGTTACGCTATTGAATACGATTATTTTCCACCTACACAATTAAAACATACGCTTGAAACGAAATTGATTTCAGGACTCTATTTCGCCGGACAGATAAATGGTACCACCGGTTATGAAGAAGCTGCTTGCCAGGGAATGATGGCAGGTATTAACGCAAGTCTAAAAGTAGAAGAGCAAGAGCCTTTCATTCTCACCAGAAGTGAGGCCTATATAGGGGTTCTGATAGACGATCTTATTACTAAGGGTACAGAAGAGCCTTATCGTATGTTTACCTCCCGTGCAGAGTACCGTACGCTTATGAGACAGGATAATGCTGACGCCAGACTTACCCCACTATCCTATGCTATTGGTTTAGCTTCTAAAGAAAAATTGAACGCGGTAGAGCAGAAAAAGGAAGAAGCAAAAGATCTTATTGAGTTCTTTGAAAATACCAGCGTGGCTCCTGAAGAAATCAATCCTATTCTAGAAGATTATAATTCTTCTCCGATGTCTCAATCTGATAAAATGGTCAAGGTCTTTAGAAGGCCCCAAATAGCATTAAAAGATATGCTTCTTCTTCAAGATGTAAAGAAATACGTTTCTGATAATAACCTATCTCACGAAGTTTTAGAGCAAGCGGAAATTCAAATAAAATATGCAGGATATATAGAAAAGGAAAAGGCGAATGCCGATAAGTTACAACGCTTAGAAAATATTCGTATACCTGATAATTTTGATTATAAATTATTAAAATCTTTGTCCTACGAGGCACGCGAAAAGCTTACTAAAATACGGCCTACATCCATTTCACAGGCTTCAAGAATTAGTGGTGTATCACCAAGTGATATTTCGGTTATGCTTGTTTATATGGGAAGATAA
- a CDS encoding class I SAM-dependent methyltransferase, with amino-acid sequence MSEYYDSSDYISHTDSRRSLTDKLYQQVKKWMFSYKFNVLQKHKNKGKILDIGAGTGDFLEEAKKRNWKITGVEPNSAARELAKYKGVKLESELSEISGFYDVITLWHVLEHVYDLKEYIRFLNAHLAENGVLLIAVPNFKSWDARKYKAQWAANDVPRHLYHFSKSAIERLFAEVNMELIDTKPLFFDSFYVSILSEKYRENNSPLLRGLLSGLKSNLSALHSKEYSSQIYILKHQNRTTSS; translated from the coding sequence TTGAGCGAATATTACGATAGCTCAGATTATATTTCCCATACAGATTCACGACGCTCTTTAACAGATAAATTATATCAACAGGTCAAGAAATGGATGTTTTCCTATAAATTTAATGTTCTTCAAAAACATAAAAACAAAGGAAAAATTCTAGATATTGGGGCAGGAACGGGAGATTTTTTAGAGGAAGCGAAGAAAAGGAATTGGAAAATTACAGGGGTAGAACCTAATTCCGCCGCCAGGGAATTAGCAAAATATAAAGGTGTCAAACTTGAAAGTGAGCTTTCAGAAATTTCAGGTTTCTATGATGTCATTACGCTTTGGCACGTTCTTGAACATGTCTATGATTTGAAGGAATATATTCGATTTTTAAACGCGCATTTAGCTGAAAATGGAGTATTGTTAATAGCTGTTCCTAACTTTAAAAGTTGGGATGCCAGAAAATACAAAGCACAATGGGCGGCTAATGATGTGCCAAGACACTTATATCATTTTTCAAAATCAGCTATTGAACGCTTATTTGCCGAAGTAAATATGGAGCTCATAGATACAAAGCCACTTTTTTTTGATTCTTTCTATGTAAGCATACTTTCTGAAAAATATCGAGAAAACAATTCTCCTTTATTGCGCGGGCTATTATCAGGGTTGAAGTCCAATCTCTCTGCATTGCATTCAAAGGAATATTCTTCCCAAATTTACATTTTAAAACATCAAAACCGCACTACGAGCTCCTAA
- a CDS encoding OmpH family outer membrane protein has protein sequence MKRILGGILLASTFLSCNQQKTAYVNTEKIVKEYKTMANTQDKYAKMNDALMAELEQKAKAYQTQVEEYQKNQGSMSSSQREKAEQDLMSQRQQLQQEQQMRGRQIQQESQAAIDSIIKEVKDEVKSYGESNGYDFIYGQNDAGSIMYGKEEYDVTEEVIAALNKDTKDSIK, from the coding sequence ATGAAACGAATATTAGGAGGTATACTTTTAGCAAGTACTTTTTTAAGTTGCAATCAGCAAAAGACTGCGTATGTAAATACCGAAAAAATTGTCAAGGAATATAAGACCATGGCAAATACGCAAGACAAATATGCTAAAATGAATGATGCGCTAATGGCAGAACTTGAGCAAAAAGCTAAAGCATATCAAACTCAGGTAGAGGAGTACCAAAAGAATCAAGGTTCTATGAGCAGTAGCCAGCGTGAGAAAGCAGAACAAGATCTTATGAGTCAGCGTCAACAATTGCAACAGGAACAGCAAATGCGTGGAAGACAAATACAACAAGAGAGTCAGGCGGCAATAGATTCTATTATTAAAGAAGTAAAGGACGAGGTAAAATCTTACGGAGAATCAAACGGCTATGACTTTATATATGGTCAAAACGATGCGGGTAGCATTATGTATGGTAAAGAAGAATACGATGTTACTGAAGAGGTAATCGCCGCTCTTAATAAAGACACCAAAGATTCGATTAAATAA
- a CDS encoding ATP-binding protein, which yields MQFSDIIGQEFIKNHLTTSVDRNRVAHAQLFVGKAGSGVLPMAIAFAQYLICNNSQGENQGGPAACNVKFNHLSHPDLHFAFPVATNETVKKHPVSNHFLKEWGDFVAKKPYGSLFEWHQHIGIEKKQGQIGVDEALDVVKSLSLKSYEGGYKVMIIWMAEKMNTAGANKLLKLIEEPPERTVFILIAEDADRIIDTIKSRCQLLQFPALGEAALQNALIKNKDCDPALAKKLAHQANGDYNKALHLLQHDGEDDDFELWFIAWVRTAFKAKGNKKSILDLISWSEQIAGMGRETQKNFLDYCVDFFRQALLLNYKAETLVYLQPQTQFDLSKFAPFVHGNNIEAIVTELQDAAYHIERNGNAKIILTDLSIKLTRLLHRKA from the coding sequence ATGCAATTTAGTGATATCATAGGTCAGGAATTTATAAAAAATCATCTGACTACTAGTGTAGATAGAAACCGTGTGGCACATGCGCAGCTTTTTGTGGGTAAAGCCGGTAGCGGAGTATTGCCCATGGCCATCGCCTTTGCCCAGTATCTCATATGCAATAACTCACAGGGGGAAAATCAAGGAGGACCGGCGGCTTGTAACGTTAAATTTAATCATCTTTCCCATCCAGACCTTCATTTTGCTTTTCCTGTCGCGACTAACGAAACAGTTAAAAAACATCCGGTTTCTAACCATTTTTTGAAGGAATGGGGGGATTTTGTAGCAAAAAAGCCCTACGGAAGCCTTTTTGAGTGGCATCAACACATCGGTATTGAAAAAAAACAGGGACAGATAGGTGTTGACGAGGCACTGGATGTGGTCAAATCCCTTTCTTTAAAAAGTTACGAGGGCGGTTATAAGGTGATGATTATCTGGATGGCCGAAAAAATGAACACTGCTGGAGCTAATAAACTCTTGAAATTAATTGAAGAACCACCAGAAAGGACCGTTTTTATATTGATCGCAGAAGATGCAGACCGCATTATTGATACTATTAAATCCCGCTGCCAACTCTTACAATTTCCTGCGCTGGGCGAAGCTGCTTTGCAAAATGCACTCATAAAAAACAAAGATTGCGATCCTGCCCTGGCTAAGAAATTAGCACATCAGGCCAATGGTGATTATAATAAAGCGTTACATCTCTTACAACATGATGGGGAAGATGACGACTTTGAACTCTGGTTTATTGCATGGGTGAGAACAGCTTTTAAGGCAAAGGGAAATAAAAAATCAATACTGGACCTTATTTCCTGGAGCGAACAAATCGCAGGTATGGGCAGGGAAACTCAAAAGAACTTTCTTGATTATTGTGTAGATTTTTTCAGACAGGCGCTCCTGCTCAATTATAAAGCAGAGACCTTAGTGTACCTTCAACCGCAAACGCAATTTGATCTTTCTAAATTTGCACCTTTTGTACACGGGAATAATATTGAAGCTATTGTAACCGAGCTTCAAGATGCCGCTTACCATATTGAACGAAACGGAAATGCCAAGATAATTTTAACCGATTTATCTATAAAACTCACGCGTTTACTACATCGAAAAGCATAA
- a CDS encoding phosphoglycerate kinase gives MKTIDDFNFADKKALLRVDFNVPLNNDHEVTDATRIEAAKPTIIKILEDGGAAILMSHLGRPKAQESEFSLKHIKEKVSEVLGVEVKFVSDCVGDEAEKAAKDLKSGEVLLLENLRYHKEEEKGDKDFAKKLSNLADIYVNDAFGTAHRAHASTTVVAQFFPEKKCFGYLIAQEIESLDKVMHSDKKPVLAILGGAKVSSKITVIKNILDKVDDLIIGGGMAYTFIKAQGGNIGSSICEDDLQDLALDILKQAKEKNVNIHLPVDVIAADAFSEFANTQVEDIYKIADGWQGLDAGPKSLEHFAEVVKKSKTILWNGPLGVFEIEPFSNGTIKLGEAIAEATSDGAYSLVGGGDSVAAVKEFGFDDKVSYVSTGGGAMLEMLEGKTLPGIAAIQD, from the coding sequence ATGAAAACCATAGACGATTTTAATTTTGCAGACAAGAAAGCACTTTTACGTGTAGATTTTAATGTTCCCCTTAATAATGATCATGAGGTTACAGATGCAACACGTATTGAAGCGGCAAAGCCTACTATAATAAAAATCCTTGAAGATGGTGGCGCGGCCATTCTCATGTCTCATCTGGGCAGGCCAAAAGCGCAGGAATCTGAGTTTTCATTAAAGCATATAAAGGAGAAAGTTTCTGAGGTACTTGGAGTAGAGGTAAAGTTTGTGAGCGACTGCGTAGGTGATGAAGCAGAAAAAGCTGCTAAAGACCTAAAATCTGGTGAAGTCCTTTTGCTGGAAAACCTGCGTTACCACAAAGAAGAAGAAAAAGGGGATAAGGATTTTGCAAAAAAGCTGTCTAATTTGGCTGATATCTATGTAAATGATGCCTTTGGAACTGCACACCGCGCACATGCGTCTACAACCGTAGTTGCTCAATTCTTTCCTGAAAAAAAATGTTTTGGTTACTTGATAGCACAGGAAATTGAGAGCCTTGATAAAGTGATGCACAGCGATAAAAAACCAGTATTGGCTATTTTAGGCGGCGCGAAGGTTTCCTCTAAAATTACAGTTATCAAGAATATCCTTGATAAGGTTGATGATCTAATTATAGGTGGCGGGATGGCCTATACTTTTATTAAGGCGCAAGGTGGAAATATAGGCAGTTCAATTTGTGAAGACGATCTGCAGGATCTTGCCCTTGACATATTAAAACAGGCCAAGGAGAAAAACGTTAATATTCACCTACCCGTAGATGTTATTGCAGCAGACGCGTTTTCAGAATTTGCAAACACCCAGGTAGAAGACATTTACAAAATAGCAGATGGATGGCAGGGTCTGGATGCAGGTCCTAAAAGCCTAGAGCATTTTGCCGAAGTTGTAAAGAAAAGCAAAACCATTTTATGGAATGGCCCATTAGGGGTATTTGAGATAGAGCCTTTTTCTAACGGTACCATAAAGTTGGGCGAAGCTATTGCAGAAGCAACAAGCGATGGCGCATATTCCCTTGTGGGCGGTGGAGATAGTGTAGCTGCAGTCAAGGAATTTGGCTTTGATGATAAAGTAAGTTACGTTTCCACAGGGGGTGGCGCAATGTTAGAAATGCTAGAAGGAAAAACACTTCCTGGCATAGCAGCCATTCAAGATTAA
- a CDS encoding lytic transglycosylase domain-containing protein has protein sequence MIKEKTVNKLGLAVLFSVSLFAGVHAQKNQNSILRDSRENGVVRRGDTTVQLKKMTDLHKDETVNLILEKIKEGDSLVYQLDDDSYASALDAKWIEELTTESLYDSITEMVQEQDLGEIEYSELPTDTLKKRLARLNAITPFDIEYNPYLERVIKNYLKRHRPAMERLMGLSHFYFPGFEETLDKYDLPLELKYLAVVESALRPRVRSRAGATGMWQFMYATAKIHDLEINSYVDERMDPERSTEAASEYLSRLYEIFEDWDLALAAYNSGPGNVSKAIRRSGGYKNYWNLRPYLPRETAGYVPAFYAFIYVFEYAKEHGYNPEKPQFNYFLTDTVHIKESLTLNEVSEFTGVSLAELEYLNPVYKLNIIPKTEDDQYALRLPRKEVGKFVYNEDAIYATVQAKNDQREKTLPELLEQAAGINYRVKSGDFLGRIANRYGVGISQIKQWNNLRSNKLKIGQRLLIYPK, from the coding sequence TTGATCAAAGAAAAAACGGTTAACAAGCTAGGCTTAGCTGTACTTTTTAGTGTTTCATTATTCGCAGGCGTACATGCCCAGAAAAACCAGAATTCTATTTTGAGGGATTCTCGGGAAAATGGGGTAGTACGCCGCGGTGACACGACTGTGCAATTAAAAAAAATGACAGATCTGCATAAGGATGAAACGGTTAATCTCATTCTTGAAAAGATAAAGGAAGGCGATTCACTGGTTTATCAACTTGATGATGATTCATACGCTTCCGCACTTGATGCGAAGTGGATTGAAGAACTTACCACAGAATCCCTTTATGACTCTATTACAGAAATGGTTCAGGAACAGGACCTGGGAGAAATAGAGTATTCTGAATTGCCTACAGATACCCTAAAAAAGCGTTTAGCGCGATTAAATGCTATTACACCGTTTGATATAGAGTATAACCCCTATCTGGAACGGGTGATCAAGAATTACCTAAAACGGCATAGACCTGCTATGGAAAGACTTATGGGTCTAAGTCATTTTTATTTTCCAGGTTTTGAAGAAACATTAGATAAGTATGACCTTCCATTAGAGCTTAAATATCTGGCCGTTGTAGAGTCCGCTTTGCGACCCCGCGTACGTTCTAGAGCGGGTGCCACGGGGATGTGGCAATTTATGTATGCCACAGCAAAAATACATGATCTGGAAATCAATTCGTACGTTGATGAGCGAATGGATCCTGAACGTTCCACCGAAGCAGCAAGCGAATATTTATCCCGGCTTTATGAGATTTTTGAAGATTGGGATCTTGCTTTGGCCGCCTACAACTCTGGACCTGGAAATGTTTCCAAAGCGATACGGCGGAGTGGGGGATATAAAAATTACTGGAACTTAAGGCCTTATTTACCCAGGGAAACGGCAGGTTATGTTCCTGCTTTTTATGCATTTATTTACGTTTTTGAATATGCAAAAGAACATGGCTATAATCCTGAAAAGCCGCAGTTTAATTACTTTCTCACAGATACTGTACATATCAAAGAGAGCCTGACCTTGAATGAAGTTTCTGAATTTACGGGCGTTTCACTCGCTGAGCTTGAATATCTCAACCCGGTTTATAAATTGAATATTATCCCTAAAACCGAAGATGATCAGTATGCGTTGCGACTTCCCAGAAAGGAAGTAGGTAAATTTGTATACAACGAAGACGCCATTTACGCCACCGTACAGGCAAAGAATGATCAGCGGGAGAAAACCCTTCCAGAACTGCTAGAACAGGCTGCAGGGATCAATTATAGGGTCAAAAGCGGTGATTTTTTAGGTAGGATAGCAAATCGTTATGGCGTTGGGATCTCTCAGATAAAACAATGGAACAATTTACGCTCCAATAAATTGAAAATAGGTCAGCGCCTGCTTATATATCCCAAATAA
- a CDS encoding DUF4837 family protein, which produces MQKLPLALMLCASLISCNDKPGKRILSSSSGGLNTLTIVMPNELWQGPLGETVRAKFAGSVEGLPQVEPLFDINQMPIEAFKGFMRKQRTFLKIEKSDTLDLSILNNPYAKPQTGIVVKGPDINSIIGLIAKDSATIVETFKNTERKEKLRRVNLAPQEDDMLRKNFGISMKFPDAYRYAETKNDFFWIRKDVPNGDMDITVYEVPFSMIDKDTNTIAAIIKMRDSISGDNILTDEGTRFRTEPAYAPYLKKTTIDGKPAWETKGTWDVKGRFMAGPFVNYAIKDEKNKRYLILEGFVFKPSSNKRDNMFELESILRSVRFIDEK; this is translated from the coding sequence ATGCAAAAATTACCTTTGGCATTAATGCTATGCGCCTCCCTTATTTCCTGTAACGATAAGCCAGGCAAACGTATTCTCAGTAGTTCTTCAGGAGGCTTGAATACTTTGACCATCGTTATGCCAAATGAGCTTTGGCAGGGGCCTTTAGGTGAAACCGTTCGAGCAAAATTTGCAGGTTCGGTAGAGGGTTTGCCGCAGGTGGAACCTCTATTTGACATCAACCAAATGCCAATTGAAGCCTTTAAGGGGTTTATGCGCAAGCAGCGTACATTTCTTAAGATAGAAAAGAGCGACACTTTAGATCTAAGCATATTGAATAACCCTTACGCAAAACCACAAACAGGGATTGTCGTAAAAGGGCCAGATATAAATTCAATTATTGGTCTGATTGCAAAAGACAGTGCAACTATTGTAGAAACGTTTAAGAATACAGAGCGAAAAGAGAAGCTCCGTAGAGTCAATCTCGCCCCACAGGAAGACGATATGTTGAGGAAGAATTTTGGTATTTCAATGAAATTTCCCGATGCTTACCGTTATGCAGAAACCAAGAATGATTTTTTCTGGATAAGAAAGGATGTGCCTAATGGCGATATGGATATTACGGTGTACGAAGTACCATTTTCAATGATAGATAAGGATACCAATACTATTGCCGCAATCATAAAAATGCGTGATAGTATAAGCGGAGACAATATTTTGACAGATGAAGGTACTCGTTTTAGAACAGAGCCCGCGTACGCCCCTTATTTGAAAAAAACCACTATAGATGGTAAACCTGCCTGGGAGACAAAAGGCACATGGGATGTAAAAGGAAGGTTTATGGCGGGTCCTTTTGTGAATTACGCCATTAAGGATGAGAAAAATAAAAGGTATTTAATTCTTGAAGGTTTCGTATTTAAACCTTCCTCAAATAAAAGGGATAATATGTTTGAACTTGAATCGATACTGCGATCTGTTCGTTTTATCGATGAGAAATAA
- the tatA gene encoding twin-arginine translocase TatA/TatE family subunit gives MNALTIFLGMVGPWQIGIIVLVILLLFGGKKIPEMMRGLGSGIKEFKDASKEDNTPLADEKIEEKKS, from the coding sequence ATGAACGCATTGACAATATTTTTAGGAATGGTAGGCCCTTGGCAAATTGGTATTATCGTTCTGGTTATTTTACTTCTTTTTGGAGGTAAGAAAATTCCAGAGATGATGCGCGGTCTGGGAAGCGGTATAAAAGAATTTAAAGATGCTTCTAAAGAAGACAACACACCGCTGGCTGACGAAAAGATTGAAGAAAAAAAATCTTAA
- a CDS encoding M23 family metallopeptidase has product MHKYRLVILNEDTFEERVSFRLNRLNVFILVGFSTIAIILLTFFLIAYTPLREYIPGYPSSKLRKQATQLMFETDSLKRSFDINRQYYASIRKVLTGDSLAVDFNKDSTIATNENQSFTIDVQPSRADSLLREKVAQEDRYNLFSPATAAVTNTLFPPVKGTITEAYDIDTKHYAVDVAVVNDEPVKAAADGTVIFSEWTADTGFVIILEHAGNLISVYKHNATLNKEQGDLVKAGEVIATVGSTGTLSTGPHLHFELWSGGYPVNPVNYINFE; this is encoded by the coding sequence ATGCACAAGTACCGCCTGGTCATTCTCAATGAGGATACCTTTGAGGAGCGGGTATCATTTAGACTTAATCGTCTGAATGTCTTTATACTGGTGGGTTTTTCTACAATTGCAATTATCCTTCTCACTTTTTTTTTAATCGCCTACACGCCCCTTCGGGAATATATTCCCGGCTATCCTTCCTCAAAGCTTAGAAAGCAAGCTACCCAGTTGATGTTTGAAACAGATTCTCTAAAACGTAGTTTTGATATTAACAGGCAATATTATGCGAGTATACGCAAAGTACTTACAGGTGATAGTCTGGCGGTAGATTTTAATAAGGATTCTACGATTGCGACAAATGAAAATCAAAGTTTCACCATTGATGTTCAGCCTTCAAGAGCTGACTCCCTATTGCGTGAAAAGGTGGCGCAAGAAGATCGCTATAACCTGTTTAGTCCAGCCACAGCAGCGGTGACCAATACCCTTTTCCCACCCGTCAAGGGAACCATCACCGAAGCGTATGATATAGATACCAAACATTATGCAGTTGATGTGGCCGTGGTAAATGACGAGCCCGTTAAAGCAGCGGCAGATGGGACGGTTATTTTTTCTGAGTGGACGGCAGATACAGGTTTTGTGATTATTTTAGAGCATGCCGGTAATTTGATTTCAGTATACAAACATAACGCTACCTTAAATAAAGAACAGGGTGATCTTGTAAAAGCGGGCGAAGTTATAGCTACGGTGGGCTCCACAGGTACTTTAAGTACGGGGCCTCATCTCCATTTTGAATTGTGGAGCGGCGGCTATCCAGTAAACCCCGTTAATTATATAAATTTTGAATAG